The following are encoded together in the Streptomyces sp. NBC_01465 genome:
- a CDS encoding MFS transporter — MSGTETGTGFARRDRLVLAVCLAAGFTTLLDQSVLNIAVPSLRDALSADAAQVQWIVAGYSLAFGLALVPGGRLGDLHGRKPYFLFGMALFVAAGILSSCAGNAWVVVVSRLLQGFGAGMVNAQVIGTIQDVFSGPARARALGLYAVTAGAAAALGPPLGGALIAAAGPGLGWRLAVLLNAPFGLAALVLAARHLPRRRPVEGRAGLDLPGIALFAALTVLIMLPFIRSTGYAVYGAGAFLAAGALVLQQYRRARAGRQPLVHPALRRSAPYALGTMVAMAQFGASLAAGMVLALFLQGALGLSAMASAAVMLPQALGMGATSVFAWRTVRRFGEHRVVTAGLALSAAALLASGVSTLYVPAAVLPALLAAFQFCAGAATGLTVAPTQAQVLRHAPAEAAGVAGGILQMAQRMAAAVCISAVSGIYLHGAGSGAAGLRHAYWYAALACAAIVGAGLVVSVLNRRVSRAPAPVPEAPAPASAAPGKELAL, encoded by the coding sequence ATGAGCGGTACGGAAACGGGCACCGGCTTCGCCCGCCGCGACCGCCTCGTCCTCGCCGTCTGCCTCGCCGCCGGGTTCACGACACTCCTCGACCAGTCGGTCCTCAACATCGCGGTGCCCTCCCTACGTGACGCGCTCTCCGCCGACGCCGCCCAGGTCCAGTGGATCGTGGCCGGCTACTCCCTCGCCTTCGGCCTCGCCCTCGTACCCGGCGGACGGCTCGGCGACCTCCACGGCCGCAAGCCGTACTTCCTCTTCGGCATGGCGTTGTTCGTCGCCGCGGGAATCCTCTCGAGCTGTGCGGGGAACGCCTGGGTCGTCGTCGTCTCCCGGCTGCTTCAGGGCTTCGGCGCGGGGATGGTCAACGCCCAGGTGATCGGCACGATCCAGGACGTGTTCAGCGGCCCGGCCAGGGCGCGGGCGCTCGGCCTGTACGCGGTGACGGCGGGGGCGGCGGCCGCGCTGGGGCCGCCGCTGGGCGGTGCGCTGATAGCCGCCGCGGGACCCGGCCTCGGCTGGCGTCTCGCCGTACTGCTCAACGCGCCCTTCGGTCTGGCCGCACTCGTCCTCGCCGCACGGCATCTGCCCCGGCGCCGCCCGGTCGAAGGACGGGCCGGCCTCGATCTGCCGGGGATCGCGCTCTTCGCCGCCCTGACCGTGCTGATCATGCTGCCCTTCATCCGGTCCACGGGGTACGCGGTCTACGGCGCCGGTGCATTCCTCGCAGCCGGTGCGCTCGTCCTCCAGCAGTACCGGCGGGCGCGTGCGGGCCGGCAGCCGCTGGTCCATCCGGCGCTGCGCCGGTCGGCCCCGTACGCACTCGGCACGATGGTGGCGATGGCCCAGTTCGGCGCCTCGCTCGCGGCCGGGATGGTCCTCGCCCTGTTCCTCCAGGGCGCCCTCGGACTCTCCGCCATGGCCTCCGCCGCGGTGATGCTGCCGCAGGCGCTCGGCATGGGCGCCACCTCCGTCTTCGCCTGGCGCACGGTGCGGCGCTTCGGCGAGCACCGGGTGGTGACGGCGGGGCTCGCACTCTCCGCCGCCGCGCTGCTGGCGAGCGGGGTCTCCACCCTGTACGTCCCGGCCGCCGTGCTCCCGGCCCTGCTCGCCGCGTTCCAGTTCTGTGCGGGCGCCGCGACCGGCCTCACGGTGGCTCCCACCCAGGCGCAGGTGCTGCGGCACGCGCCCGCCGAGGCGGCCGGGGTCGCGGGCGGCATCCTGCAGATGGCGCAGCGCATGGCGGCCGCGGTCTGCATCAGCGCGGTCTCCGGCATCTATCTGCACGGCGCGGGATCGGGCGCGGCCGGGCTGCGGCACGCCTACTGGTACGCGGCGCTCGCCTGCGCCGCGATCGTGGGCGCGGGCCTGGTCGTCTCCGTACTCAACCGGAGGGTGAGCAGGGCGCCCGCTCCGGTTCCGGAAGCCCCGGCGCCCGCCTCCGCCGCTCCCGGGAAGGAACTTGCCCTGTGA